The proteins below are encoded in one region of Dasypus novemcinctus isolate mDasNov1 chromosome 13, mDasNov1.1.hap2, whole genome shotgun sequence:
- the LOC105747065 gene encoding SLAM family member 9-like isoform X2, with the protein MHGPSTVLRQADLLLNIMGHSLWWLFLLLGLFIGPGPSTEDPAPMVVTGTLGASVILPMQLLPGQQVESISWTSRSVPTAFATATLVDAGGTVTFYQAETRYQSRVSVVGPDHSLQISNLSREDAGPYRAHIYLRASHITHIQEYSLRVYEQLARPRVTLSSRRGENGDCVIVLTCAAESRGATVTYSWMPLGPRTVVSQGGSVLGVSLRPGDSAPTFTCTVKNPVSNSSSLPVAVSHLCAGPGTLGGDLVGELVVGTLGESATLPLEVPAGQEATSVTWSSPGLLAVLRPGPAGKPVLVAETQGPYSGRLSAPRRGVALQISPLRLQDSGLYTARITLRSPPVNITKDFTLRVYASILPCSPRKEFLFFLILGALGIELI; encoded by the exons GGCCAGGACCTTCCACAGAGGATCCAGCCCCCATGGTGGTGACTGGAACACTAGGGGCATCTGTCATTCTGCCCATGCAGCTGCTGCCAGGACAGCAGGTGGAGAGCATCTCCTGGACATCCCGTTCGGTCCCCACAGCATTTGCCACAGCGACCCTGGTGGATGCTGGAGGAACAGTCACTTTTTACCAGGCAGAAACCCGGTACCAGAGCCGCGTGAGTGTCGTGGGTCCGGACCATTCCCTGCAGATCAGCAACTTGAGCAGGGAGGATGCAGGGCCCTACCGAGCCCACATCTACCTGAGGGCGTCCCACATCACCCACATCCAGGAGTACAGCCTGCGAGTCTACG AGCAGCTGGCCCGGCCCCGGGTCACACTCAGCTCCAGGAGGGGCGAGAATGGAGACTGCGTCATCGTCCTGACGTGTGCAGCGGAAAGCCGAGGCGCCACTGTGACCTACAGTTGGATGCCCCTGGGGCCCCGAACCGTGGTGTCCCAAGGAGGGTCTGTCCTCGGTGTCTCTTTGAGGCCCGGGGACAGTGCTCCGACCTTTACCTGCACTGTCAAGAACCCAGTCAGTAATAGCAGCTCCCTTCCCGTCGCAGTGTCGCACCTCTGCGCAG GCCCAGGAACCTTGGGAGGAGACCTTGTGGGGGAGCTCGTGGTCGGCACCCTCGGGGAGTCGGCTACTCTGCCCCTGGAGGTCCCAGCGGGGCAGGAGGCAACCAGCGTCACCTGGAGCTCTCCAGGGCTCCTCGCTGTTCTGCGGCCAGGACCAGCAGGCAAACCAGTTCTGGTTGCTGAGACCCAGGGCCCCTACAGCGGGCGGCTGAGTGCGCCCCGCCGCGGCGTTGCTCTGCAGATCAGCCCTCTGAGGCTGCAGGACTCTGGCCTCTATACAGCCCGGATCACTTTGCGTTCTCCCCCTGTCAACATCACCAAAGATTTCACCCTCCGTGTCTATG CCTCCATCCTACCCTGCTCCCCGAGGAAagagtttctcttctttttgatcCTTGGAGCTTTGGGAATTGAATTGATTTGA
- the LOC105747065 gene encoding T-lymphocyte surface antigen Ly-9-like isoform X1: MHGPSTVLRQADLLLNIMGHSLWWLFLLLGLFIGPGPSTEDPAPMVVTGTLGASVILPMQLLPGQQVESISWTSRSVPTAFATATLVDAGGTVTFYQAETRYQSRVSVVGPDHSLQISNLSREDAGPYRAHIYLRASHITHIQEYSLRVYEQLARPRVTLSSRRGENGDCVIVLTCAAESRGATVTYSWMPLGPRTVVSQGGSVLGVSLRPGDSAPTFTCTVKNPVSNSSSLPVAVSHLCAGPGTLGGDLVGELVVGTLGESATLPLEVPAGQEATSVTWSSPGLLAVLRPGPAGKPVLVAETQGPYSGRLSAPRRGVALQISPLRLQDSGLYTARITLRSPPVNITKDFTLRVYERLQEPNITVSSRLVRDGTCLITLACFLEWPGEDVQYSWDPHGQEAVVSHGGTTLSASWRPGDSDSYHCTARNPVSQSSHSIPTRPLCSASILPCSPRKEFLFFLILGALGIELI; this comes from the exons GGCCAGGACCTTCCACAGAGGATCCAGCCCCCATGGTGGTGACTGGAACACTAGGGGCATCTGTCATTCTGCCCATGCAGCTGCTGCCAGGACAGCAGGTGGAGAGCATCTCCTGGACATCCCGTTCGGTCCCCACAGCATTTGCCACAGCGACCCTGGTGGATGCTGGAGGAACAGTCACTTTTTACCAGGCAGAAACCCGGTACCAGAGCCGCGTGAGTGTCGTGGGTCCGGACCATTCCCTGCAGATCAGCAACTTGAGCAGGGAGGATGCAGGGCCCTACCGAGCCCACATCTACCTGAGGGCGTCCCACATCACCCACATCCAGGAGTACAGCCTGCGAGTCTACG AGCAGCTGGCCCGGCCCCGGGTCACACTCAGCTCCAGGAGGGGCGAGAATGGAGACTGCGTCATCGTCCTGACGTGTGCAGCGGAAAGCCGAGGCGCCACTGTGACCTACAGTTGGATGCCCCTGGGGCCCCGAACCGTGGTGTCCCAAGGAGGGTCTGTCCTCGGTGTCTCTTTGAGGCCCGGGGACAGTGCTCCGACCTTTACCTGCACTGTCAAGAACCCAGTCAGTAATAGCAGCTCCCTTCCCGTCGCAGTGTCGCACCTCTGCGCAG GCCCAGGAACCTTGGGAGGAGACCTTGTGGGGGAGCTCGTGGTCGGCACCCTCGGGGAGTCGGCTACTCTGCCCCTGGAGGTCCCAGCGGGGCAGGAGGCAACCAGCGTCACCTGGAGCTCTCCAGGGCTCCTCGCTGTTCTGCGGCCAGGACCAGCAGGCAAACCAGTTCTGGTTGCTGAGACCCAGGGCCCCTACAGCGGGCGGCTGAGTGCGCCCCGCCGCGGCGTTGCTCTGCAGATCAGCCCTCTGAGGCTGCAGGACTCTGGCCTCTATACAGCCCGGATCACTTTGCGTTCTCCCCCTGTCAACATCACCAAAGATTTCACCCTCCGTGTCTATG AGAGGCTGCAGGAACCCAATATCACTGTTAGCTCCCGGTTGGTCAGGGATGGGACCTGCCTCATCACTCTGGCCTGCTTTCTGGAATGGCCTGGAGAGGATGTTCAGTACAGCTGGGACCCCCATGGCCAGGAGGCAGTTGTGTCCCATGGGGGAACCActctcagtgcctcctggagaccTGGGGACAGTGACAGCTACCACTGCACCGCAAGGAACCCTGTCAGCCAGAGCTCCCACTCCATCCCCACTCGACCTCTCTGCTCAG CCTCCATCCTACCCTGCTCCCCGAGGAAagagtttctcttctttttgatcCTTGGAGCTTTGGGAATTGAATTGATTTGA